A genomic stretch from Streptomyces venezuelae ATCC 10712 includes:
- a CDS encoding APC family permease gives MRAGSAAKRLLVGRPLDSGRLGETLLPKRVALPIFCSDPLSSVAYATEEILLILALGGLAVLHLAWYAAVGIVILLLVVVASYRQTCYAYPGGGGAYVVSAENLGQPAALTAASALLIDYVMTVAVSVVSGVAAITSAVPSLDGHAVAMSVFFVAVLAWMNLRGVRESGRWFAVPTYAFIAVIYLMFAVAAVRMATGATIRAESAELPVHAVSTYSGIALVFLALRAFASGCTALTGVEAVSNGVPAFAKPKSRNAAMTLAIMGGLSVTMFFGITVLAMVYEVHVAEDPTELGLAPGTPMSTALAQIGRATFGDWHILFYVLQAVTAGVLILAANTAFNGFPMLASVLGRDRYAPRQLFHRGDRLVYSNGIVLLALAAIVLIVAFDAQLTRLIQLYILGVFVSFTLSQAGMVKHWRRELATPAGAADRHNIHRRLAINAFGACLTAVVLVIVLITKFTHGAWLVVIAMPVLYAGMKGVRRHYDAVAAEVAVGPGERPQALAGNHVLVLVASVNAPSLRALSYAKTLRPASLTAVTVAEDPAEAEVLRASWEAHGIDVPLRVLSSPYRSIVQPVLRHVREVPERTEGAVISVVIPEYVVGHWWEQPLHNQSALRLKTRLLFMKNVVVIDVPYRLASARELAAERAKAARAAQDAEKQA, from the coding sequence ATGAGAGCTGGAAGTGCGGCGAAACGCCTGCTCGTAGGTCGTCCGTTGGACAGCGGCCGGCTGGGGGAGACCCTGCTGCCGAAGCGGGTCGCCCTGCCGATCTTCTGCAGCGACCCGCTCTCCTCGGTCGCGTACGCCACCGAGGAGATCCTGCTGATCCTGGCCCTGGGCGGGCTCGCCGTACTCCATCTGGCCTGGTACGCGGCGGTCGGCATCGTGATCCTGCTCCTGGTCGTCGTCGCCTCCTACCGGCAGACCTGCTACGCCTACCCGGGCGGCGGCGGAGCCTATGTCGTCTCCGCCGAGAACCTCGGGCAGCCCGCCGCGCTCACCGCCGCCTCCGCGCTGCTCATCGACTACGTGATGACCGTCGCCGTCTCCGTCGTCTCCGGGGTCGCCGCCATCACCTCGGCCGTCCCCTCGCTCGACGGGCACGCCGTCGCCATGTCGGTGTTCTTCGTCGCCGTGCTCGCCTGGATGAACCTGCGCGGGGTACGCGAGTCGGGACGCTGGTTCGCCGTCCCCACCTACGCCTTCATCGCCGTCATCTACCTGATGTTCGCGGTGGCCGCGGTCCGGATGGCGACCGGGGCGACGATCCGCGCCGAGTCCGCCGAGCTGCCCGTCCACGCGGTCTCCACCTACTCGGGGATCGCGCTCGTGTTCCTCGCGCTGCGCGCCTTCGCCTCCGGCTGCACCGCGCTCACCGGTGTCGAGGCCGTCAGCAACGGCGTGCCCGCGTTCGCCAAGCCGAAGAGCCGCAACGCCGCCATGACGCTCGCGATCATGGGCGGGCTCTCGGTGACCATGTTCTTCGGGATCACCGTGCTCGCCATGGTCTACGAGGTCCACGTCGCCGAGGACCCCACCGAACTCGGACTCGCCCCCGGAACCCCGATGTCCACCGCGCTCGCGCAGATCGGACGGGCCACCTTCGGCGACTGGCACATCCTCTTCTACGTGCTCCAGGCCGTCACCGCGGGCGTCCTCATCCTGGCCGCCAACACCGCCTTCAACGGCTTCCCCATGCTCGCCTCCGTCCTCGGCCGCGACCGGTACGCGCCCCGCCAGCTCTTCCACCGCGGCGACCGGCTCGTCTACTCCAACGGCATCGTCCTCCTCGCCCTCGCCGCGATCGTCCTGATCGTCGCCTTCGACGCGCAGCTGACCCGCCTCATCCAGCTGTACATCCTCGGCGTCTTCGTCTCCTTCACCCTTTCCCAGGCCGGCATGGTCAAGCACTGGCGGCGAGAACTCGCCACGCCCGCCGGGGCGGCCGACCGCCACAACATCCACCGCCGGCTCGCGATCAACGCCTTCGGCGCCTGCCTCACGGCGGTCGTCCTCGTCATCGTCCTCATCACCAAGTTCACCCACGGCGCCTGGCTCGTCGTCATCGCGATGCCGGTGCTCTACGCCGGGATGAAGGGGGTCCGGCGGCACTACGACGCCGTCGCCGCCGAGGTCGCCGTCGGCCCGGGTGAACGGCCCCAGGCCCTCGCCGGGAACCACGTCCTCGTCCTGGTCGCCTCGGTCAACGCGCCCAGCCTCCGGGCCCTGTCCTACGCGAAGACGCTGCGCCCCGCCTCGCTCACGGCCGTCACCGTCGCCGAGGACCCGGCGGAGGCGGAGGTGCTCCGCGCGAGCTGGGAGGCCCACGGCATCGACGTACCGCTGCGGGTGCTCAGCTCCCCGTACCGCTCGATCGTCCAGCCGGTCCTGCGGCACGTCAGGGAGGTGCCCGAGCGCACGGAGGGCGCGGTGATCTCGGTGGTCATCCCCGAGTACGTGGTGGGCCACTGGTGGGAGCAGCCGCTGCACAACCAGAGCGCGCTGCGGCTGAAGACCCGGCTGCTGTTCATGAAGAACGTCGTCGTCATCGACGTGCCCTACCGGCTCGCCTCGGCCCGCGAACTCGCGGCCGAGCGCGCGAAGGCGGCGCGGGCGGCGCAGGACGCCGAGAAGCAGGCCTGA
- a CDS encoding MerR family transcriptional regulator, whose product MAGEPMQIAEVAARTELSLRTIRQYEDNGLVVPSAASPGGFPLYTDADVSRLMVVRRMKPLGFTLDETRELLTAVDRLAAERAGTETELEPDERATLVARVQGYERAAAERVAELRAQLSRAEEFAESLRHTRLTATPA is encoded by the coding sequence ATGGCCGGCGAGCCCATGCAGATCGCCGAGGTCGCCGCACGGACCGAACTGTCCCTGCGCACGATCCGGCAGTACGAGGACAACGGCCTGGTCGTGCCGTCGGCGGCCTCGCCGGGCGGCTTCCCGCTCTACACCGACGCGGACGTCTCCCGGCTGATGGTGGTCCGCCGCATGAAGCCGCTCGGCTTCACCCTCGACGAGACGCGCGAACTCCTCACGGCCGTCGACCGGCTGGCCGCCGAGCGCGCGGGCACCGAGACCGAGCTCGAACCGGACGAGCGGGCCACGCTGGTGGCCCGCGTCCAGGGGTACGAGCGGGCCGCGGCGGAACGGGTCGCCGAACTGCGCGCCCAGCTCTCCCGCGCGGAGGAATTCGCCGAATCCCTCCGCCACACCCGCCTCACGGCGACCCCGGCCTGA
- a CDS encoding TIGR03086 family metal-binding protein, with amino-acid sequence MTNESPPRIGDMLRSAAAQATPLVRGTADASLTAPTPCAEYDVRALLNHLFGVVLNFQALAAKQPADLSYTADRLADPDWRDRFEAETGKLVEAWSAPGAEEGTTGGMGLPARTVGSMVLLDLTVHAWDLARATGRSFAPDPAVVAGLADEVERMAPMARQMGVFGAVVDLPEDADADAFARLLATTGRDPRAWRA; translated from the coding sequence ATGACGAACGAGTCCCCGCCCCGCATCGGTGACATGCTCCGCAGCGCCGCCGCGCAGGCCACGCCCCTGGTCAGGGGCACCGCCGACGCGTCCCTCACCGCGCCCACGCCCTGCGCCGAGTACGACGTGCGCGCCCTGCTGAACCACCTCTTCGGCGTCGTCCTGAACTTCCAGGCCCTCGCCGCCAAGCAGCCCGCCGACCTCTCCTACACGGCCGACCGGCTCGCCGACCCCGACTGGCGGGACCGGTTCGAGGCCGAGACCGGGAAGCTGGTCGAGGCGTGGTCGGCGCCGGGTGCCGAGGAGGGCACCACCGGCGGGATGGGGCTGCCCGCGCGCACCGTCGGCTCCATGGTGCTGCTCGACCTCACGGTGCACGCCTGGGACCTGGCCCGTGCCACCGGGCGGAGCTTCGCACCCGACCCGGCGGTCGTCGCCGGGCTCGCCGACGAGGTGGAGCGGATGGCCCCCATGGCCCGGCAGATGGGTGTCTTCGGTGCCGTCGTCGACCTGCCCGAGGACGCCGACGCCGATGCCTTCGCGCGGCTGCTCGCGACGACGGGCCGCGACCCGCGCGCCTGGCGGGCCTGA
- a CDS encoding AraC family transcriptional regulator translates to MSDSVPRRDTRGIVDPAELLSRVRFRRHAPAAELRPYLEHYWLIDWELPEPYASHVVPHPSVNVVFQRYGPLGAPASAAHASAEVSGIGLGLATHKLTETGRVCGIQFRPGGFRPFAPGWPVSTWTGRRVPLPEVFPDTGGGGAAATSGGGSAAMSGGGAAVTSGGGAAGTSADLMSAVLSPGTDHARVAALDAFLLAHGPAPDPAADRAMELVDLVRGDRSVRRVSQLAAASGLSARSLQRLFAAEVGVGPKWVILRYRIHEALERAEAAGAAGAPDWAALAAELGYSDQAHLVRDFTATIGVPPTAYARGLSLP, encoded by the coding sequence ATGTCCGACTCCGTTCCCCGCCGGGACACCCGGGGCATCGTCGACCCCGCCGAACTGCTCTCCCGGGTCCGGTTCCGCCGGCACGCCCCGGCGGCGGAACTGCGCCCGTATCTGGAGCACTACTGGCTGATCGACTGGGAGCTGCCGGAGCCGTACGCGAGCCATGTCGTCCCGCATCCGTCGGTGAACGTCGTCTTCCAGCGGTACGGGCCGCTGGGCGCGCCCGCGTCGGCGGCGCACGCGTCCGCCGAGGTCTCGGGGATCGGGCTCGGCCTTGCCACCCACAAGCTGACGGAGACGGGCCGGGTCTGCGGGATCCAGTTCCGGCCGGGCGGCTTCCGCCCCTTCGCGCCCGGGTGGCCGGTGTCGACCTGGACGGGCCGCCGGGTCCCCCTCCCCGAGGTGTTCCCCGACACGGGCGGGGGCGGCGCGGCGGCTACGAGCGGGGGTGGCTCGGCGGCTATGAGCGGGGGCGGCGCGGCGGTTACGAGCGGGGGCGGCGCGGCGGGCACCTCCGCCGACCTGATGTCCGCCGTCCTGTCCCCGGGGACCGACCACGCGCGCGTGGCGGCGCTGGACGCCTTCCTGCTGGCCCACGGCCCCGCGCCCGACCCGGCCGCCGACCGGGCCATGGAGCTGGTGGACCTGGTCCGCGGCGACCGTTCGGTCCGCAGGGTGTCCCAGCTCGCCGCGGCTTCGGGCCTGTCGGCGCGCTCGCTCCAGCGGCTCTTCGCGGCCGAGGTGGGCGTCGGCCCCAAGTGGGTGATCCTGCGCTATCGCATCCACGAGGCCCTGGAGCGCGCCGAGGCCGCCGGGGCGGCGGGCGCCCCGGACTGGGCGGCGCTGGCGGCCGAGCTGGGCTACAGCGACCAGGCCCATCTCGTACGGGACTTCACGGCGACGATCGGGGTGCCGCCGACGGCCTACGCCCGGGGGCTGTCACTGCCCTGA
- a CDS encoding GNAT family N-acetyltransferase, translating into MTDDATSPVLSPASSPVRLEAWSEADADLLRALNAPELMEHLGGPETEEQLAKRHRRYVDLSADDPGRGRMFRIVLLPEEAVVGSIGFWEHTEDDGPVYETGWSVLPGFQGRGVATAATRAVAAEARAAGLHRFLHAYPSTGNAASNAVCRKAGFALLGERDFEYPPGHALRCNDWRLDLTAP; encoded by the coding sequence ATGACTGACGACGCCACCTCGCCCGTGCTCTCCCCCGCGTCCTCGCCCGTGCGGCTGGAAGCCTGGTCCGAGGCCGACGCGGACCTGCTGCGCGCGCTGAACGCGCCGGAGCTGATGGAGCACCTCGGCGGCCCCGAGACCGAGGAACAGCTCGCCAAGCGGCACCGGAGATATGTGGACCTGAGCGCCGACGACCCGGGCAGGGGGCGGATGTTCCGGATCGTGCTGCTGCCGGAGGAGGCCGTGGTGGGCAGCATCGGCTTCTGGGAGCACACCGAGGACGACGGCCCGGTGTACGAGACCGGGTGGTCGGTGCTGCCGGGCTTCCAGGGCCGGGGCGTGGCGACGGCCGCCACGCGCGCGGTGGCCGCGGAGGCCCGGGCGGCGGGCCTTCACCGCTTCCTGCACGCGTACCCGTCCACGGGGAACGCCGCGTCGAACGCGGTGTGCCGCAAGGCCGGGTTCGCGCTGCTCGGCGAGCGGGACTTCGAGTACCCGCCGGGGCACGCGCTGCGCTGCAACGACTGGCGGCTCGACCTGACGGCCCCCTGA
- a CDS encoding GNAT family N-acetyltransferase: MKITDLDPGDPRLENDLLPVLRELRPHLTPELFREVYEAGHPQGLRFSAAYGDDGRCVGAAGWRIINNTSSLRKLYVDDLVTAAAVRSTGVGHALIAHLEGHARAAGCHELNLDSGTHRTGAHRFYLRERFDIVAFHFTRPLTAPEDAS, from the coding sequence ATGAAGATCACCGACCTCGATCCCGGCGACCCCCGGCTGGAGAACGACCTCCTGCCCGTCCTCCGCGAACTCCGCCCTCACCTCACCCCGGAGCTCTTCCGCGAGGTGTACGAGGCCGGCCACCCGCAGGGCCTGCGCTTCAGCGCGGCCTACGGGGACGACGGCCGCTGCGTCGGCGCGGCCGGCTGGCGGATCATCAACAACACCAGCTCCCTGCGCAAGCTCTACGTCGACGACCTGGTGACCGCCGCCGCCGTCCGCTCCACCGGGGTCGGCCACGCGCTCATCGCCCACCTGGAGGGCCACGCCCGCGCCGCCGGCTGCCACGAGCTCAACCTCGACTCCGGCACCCACCGCACCGGAGCCCACCGCTTCTATCTGCGTGAGCGCTTCGACATCGTCGCCTTCCACTTCACCCGGCCGCTCACCGCACCGGAGGACGCCTCCTGA
- a CDS encoding NAD(P)H-binding protein, translating into MTVLVTGSRGRVASTLLGLLDAAGVKARAASKNPADLSPPPGTDTVRCDLTDPDTFDTALAGVESVFLYAEASHGEAFADRARAAGVEHVVLLSSSSVLAPDAADHPIAASHLAAERALSAAADAGHFEATHLQPGAFATNALQWAPSLRDGRGPALPHPHSSGDPIHERDVAEAAFAVLTEPRLRGSSYLLTGPESLTFVEQLAVLAEATGRPAPHTVVTPEEWKRSVSAFLPEVFADALLSHWAAHEGRPAPLTRTVEELTGHPARTFATWAADHAEAFLPRP; encoded by the coding sequence ATGACCGTTCTCGTCACCGGCAGCCGTGGCCGCGTCGCCTCCACCCTTCTCGGACTCCTCGACGCCGCGGGCGTCAAGGCCAGGGCCGCCTCCAAGAACCCGGCGGACCTCTCGCCACCGCCCGGGACCGACACCGTGCGCTGCGACCTCACCGACCCGGACACCTTCGACACCGCCCTGGCCGGCGTCGAGTCCGTCTTCCTGTACGCCGAGGCGAGCCACGGAGAAGCCTTCGCCGACCGGGCCCGGGCCGCCGGCGTCGAGCACGTCGTCCTGCTCTCCTCAAGCTCCGTCCTCGCGCCGGACGCCGCCGACCACCCGATCGCCGCCTCCCACCTCGCGGCCGAGCGCGCCCTCTCCGCCGCCGCGGACGCCGGGCACTTCGAGGCCACCCACCTCCAGCCGGGCGCCTTCGCCACGAACGCCCTGCAGTGGGCCCCCTCGCTCCGGGACGGACGCGGCCCCGCCCTGCCCCACCCGCACTCCTCCGGCGACCCCATCCATGAGCGCGACGTGGCCGAGGCCGCGTTCGCGGTGCTCACCGAACCCCGGCTGCGCGGCTCCTCGTATCTGCTGACCGGACCCGAGTCGCTGACCTTCGTCGAGCAGCTGGCGGTCCTCGCCGAGGCGACCGGGCGGCCCGCGCCGCACACCGTCGTGACCCCCGAGGAGTGGAAGCGGTCGGTCTCCGCCTTCCTGCCCGAGGTGTTCGCCGACGCGCTGCTGTCGCACTGGGCCGCGCACGAGGGCCGTCCCGCCCCGCTGACCCGCACGGTCGAGGAGCTGACCGGCCACCCGGCCCGCACCTTCGCCACCTGGGCCGCCGACCACGCCGAGGCCTTCCTGCCCCGCCCCTGA
- a CDS encoding Mut7-C RNAse domain-containing protein: MNGPEIHISFAPGLALFVSAERRTGRTAVTTDGASSLGHVVESLGVPLTEAGRLLVDGRPVDASHVPAAGETVEVEGVARPQPVRAGAPLRFLLDVHLGTLARRLRLLGVDAAYESEDIGDPALAALSARERRVMLSRDRGLLRRRELWAGAYIYSDRPEDQLRDVLERFAPPLAPWTRCTACNGELSGADKDAVRERLERGTEKTYDVFAECVECGRVYWRGAHHARLEAIVTDAVREFGGTTTV; this comes from the coding sequence GTGAACGGACCGGAGATCCACATCAGTTTCGCCCCCGGCCTGGCGCTCTTCGTCTCGGCGGAGCGGCGCACCGGCCGGACGGCCGTGACCACCGACGGCGCCTCCTCGCTGGGCCATGTCGTGGAGTCACTGGGCGTGCCGCTCACCGAGGCCGGAAGGCTCCTGGTCGACGGGCGGCCCGTCGACGCCTCGCACGTTCCCGCCGCGGGCGAGACGGTCGAGGTGGAAGGCGTCGCCCGCCCCCAGCCGGTGCGGGCCGGGGCGCCCCTCCGGTTCCTGCTCGACGTGCACCTCGGCACGCTGGCCCGGCGACTGCGCCTGCTCGGGGTGGACGCGGCGTACGAGAGCGAGGACATCGGCGACCCCGCCCTCGCCGCGCTCTCCGCGCGGGAGCGGCGCGTCATGCTCTCCCGGGACCGCGGGCTGCTGCGCCGCCGCGAACTGTGGGCGGGCGCCTACATCTACAGCGACCGCCCGGAGGACCAGCTCCGCGACGTCCTCGAGCGCTTCGCGCCGCCGCTCGCACCCTGGACGCGGTGCACCGCGTGCAACGGCGAGCTGAGCGGCGCCGACAAGGACGCGGTGCGCGAGCGCCTGGAGCGGGGCACGGAGAAGACGTACGACGTGTTCGCGGAGTGCGTGGAGTGCGGCCGGGTCTACTGGCGGGGCGCGCACCACGCCCGCCTGGAGGCCATCGTCACCGACGCGGTACGGGAGTTCGGCGGCACCACCACCGTCTGA
- a CDS encoding MarR family winged helix-turn-helix transcriptional regulator, whose translation MPQKKSARREALMSELFGEARRYMAAYALFNQAVADHLGLHPTDVQCLSLLSLEERPVTTGRVAELTGLTTGSATRLVDRLERAGYVTRERDAEDRRRVLVALVPERIAELGDLWRKLNGTWGTMFDVYSDAEIALLTAHMRRTVEVSNAQIERLRGGDLA comes from the coding sequence ATGCCGCAGAAGAAATCCGCCCGGCGCGAGGCGCTGATGTCCGAGCTGTTCGGGGAGGCCCGCCGCTACATGGCCGCCTACGCCCTGTTCAACCAGGCCGTCGCCGATCATCTGGGGCTCCACCCGACCGACGTGCAGTGCCTGAGCCTGCTCAGCCTCGAGGAGCGGCCGGTGACCACCGGGCGGGTCGCCGAACTGACCGGGCTCACCACGGGCTCGGCGACCCGGCTCGTCGACCGCCTCGAACGGGCCGGGTACGTGACGCGTGAACGGGACGCCGAGGACCGGCGCCGGGTCCTGGTGGCCCTCGTGCCCGAGCGGATCGCGGAGCTCGGCGACCTGTGGCGCAAGCTCAACGGCACCTGGGGCACGATGTTCGACGTGTACAGCGACGCCGAGATCGCGCTGCTCACCGCCCATATGCGGCGCACCGTCGAGGTCAGCAACGCCCAGATCGAGCGCCTGCGCGGCGGCGACCTGGCCTGA
- a CDS encoding TetR/AcrR family transcriptional regulator, with protein sequence MTTARRSDATRAAILEAARERFATDGYERATIRAIARDAGIDPSMVMRYYGNKEGLFAAASEIEVDLPELGGLPAQHIGAVLVGHFLERWERDDVLTGMLRVAVTNEAGAERMREIFAAQLGPVTRGVCPDPAEAPQRAALVASQILGMALSRYVLRFPPAVEMTPEEIVAWLSPTVQRYLTAETP encoded by the coding sequence ATGACGACCGCACGCCGCTCCGACGCCACCAGGGCCGCCATCCTGGAGGCCGCCCGGGAGCGCTTCGCCACCGACGGGTACGAACGCGCCACCATCCGGGCCATCGCCCGTGACGCGGGGATCGATCCGTCGATGGTCATGCGCTACTACGGCAACAAGGAGGGCCTGTTCGCGGCGGCTTCGGAGATCGAGGTCGACCTGCCCGAGCTGGGCGGACTGCCGGCCCAGCACATCGGTGCCGTCCTGGTCGGCCACTTCCTGGAGCGCTGGGAGCGGGACGACGTCCTCACCGGGATGCTGCGGGTCGCGGTCACCAACGAGGCCGGGGCCGAGCGGATGCGGGAGATCTTCGCCGCGCAGCTCGGACCCGTCACCCGGGGCGTCTGCCCCGATCCGGCGGAGGCTCCGCAGCGGGCCGCGCTCGTCGCGTCCCAGATCCTCGGCATGGCGCTCAGCCGCTACGTCCTGCGGTTCCCCCCGGCCGTCGAGATGACGCCCGAGGAGATCGTGGCCTGGCTGTCCCCGACGGTGCAGCGCTACCTCACCGCCGAGACCCCGTAG
- a CDS encoding FAD-dependent monooxygenase, which yields MSTKGTTDTQVLVIGSGPTGLLLAGDLAAAGIDVTLVERRPHGLANMTRAFGVHARTLEQLDARDLADELVATGTPLGSARLFGRADLDLTRLPSRFNHLLVTPQYEVERLLERRAVTAGVTFRYGTELRTLSQDADTVTAEFTDADGTPLTLTARHLVGADGVRSTVRSALGLPFPGGSVIRSIVLADVRLAEEPADSFSVNGSGDAFAFIAPFGDGWFRVMGWSRTRQVPDTEPVDLEEIRELTRRALGTDLGMHDARWISRFHSDERQAPSYRVGRVFLAGDAAHVHSPAGGQGMNTGLQDAANLSWKLTAVLRGDAPDPEALLDSYQSERHPVGAMVLRTSGALVRLAMAHTPLTRTLRSLAARFLSAARPAATRAMGMISGIGIAYAPPAGSARPAGRRAPDARLREGRLYELLRAGEFVLIAPEGRPPALPGSAPVSPDRLVRATWRDPARRTSVLVRPDGYVHWTSN from the coding sequence ATGAGCACCAAGGGAACGACCGACACACAGGTACTCGTCATCGGCTCGGGCCCCACCGGCCTGCTCCTCGCCGGCGACCTCGCCGCCGCCGGAATCGACGTCACCCTCGTCGAGCGCCGCCCGCACGGCCTGGCCAACATGACCCGCGCCTTCGGCGTCCACGCCCGCACCCTGGAGCAGCTCGACGCCCGCGACCTCGCGGACGAGCTCGTCGCCACCGGCACGCCCCTCGGCAGCGCCCGGCTCTTCGGCCGCGCGGACCTCGACCTGACCCGCCTCCCCAGCCGCTTCAACCACCTGCTCGTCACCCCGCAGTACGAGGTGGAGCGCCTCCTGGAGCGCCGGGCGGTGACCGCCGGAGTCACCTTCCGGTACGGGACGGAGCTGCGCACCCTGAGCCAGGACGCCGACACGGTCACGGCCGAGTTCACCGACGCCGACGGGACCCCGCTCACCCTCACCGCCCGCCACCTGGTGGGCGCGGACGGCGTCCGCAGCACGGTCCGTTCCGCCCTCGGCCTGCCCTTCCCCGGCGGCTCCGTCATCCGCTCCATCGTCCTCGCGGACGTCCGCCTCGCCGAGGAGCCGGCCGACTCCTTCAGTGTCAACGGCTCCGGGGACGCCTTCGCCTTCATCGCCCCGTTCGGCGACGGCTGGTTCCGGGTGATGGGCTGGAGCCGCACCCGCCAGGTCCCCGACACCGAACCCGTCGACCTGGAAGAGATCCGCGAGCTCACCCGCCGTGCCCTCGGCACCGACCTCGGCATGCACGACGCCCGCTGGATCTCCCGCTTCCACAGCGACGAGCGCCAGGCCCCCTCCTACCGGGTCGGCCGGGTCTTCCTCGCCGGGGACGCCGCCCACGTCCACTCCCCCGCCGGCGGCCAGGGCATGAACACCGGCCTCCAGGACGCGGCCAACCTCTCCTGGAAGCTCACCGCCGTACTGCGCGGCGACGCACCGGACCCCGAGGCGCTCCTCGACAGCTACCAGTCCGAGCGCCACCCGGTCGGCGCCATGGTGCTGCGCACCAGCGGCGCCCTGGTGCGCCTCGCGATGGCCCACACCCCGCTCACCCGCACCCTGCGCTCTCTCGCCGCCCGCTTCCTGAGCGCGGCGCGGCCGGCCGCCACCCGGGCCATGGGCATGATCAGCGGGATCGGCATCGCGTACGCGCCGCCGGCGGGTTCGGCCCGCCCGGCGGGCCGCCGCGCCCCGGACGCACGGCTGCGCGAGGGCCGGCTCTACGAGCTGCTGCGCGCGGGCGAGTTCGTCCTGATCGCCCCGGAGGGCAGGCCCCCGGCCCTTCCCGGCTCGGCGCCGGTCTCTCCCGACCGCCTCGTGCGGGCCACCTGGAGGGACCCGGCCCGCCGGACCTCGGTCCTGGTGCGCCCCGACGGCTATGTCCACTGGACGAGCAACTGA
- a CDS encoding YnfA family protein encodes MLTARSIALFVLAALFEIGGAWLVWQGVREHRGWIWIGTGVLALGVYGFVATLQPDAEFGRVLAAYGGVFVAGSIAWGMAADGYRPDRWDVIGALVCLAGMAVIMYAPRGR; translated from the coding sequence ATGCTCACCGCCCGCTCCATCGCCCTCTTCGTCCTCGCCGCCCTCTTCGAGATCGGCGGCGCCTGGCTCGTCTGGCAAGGCGTCCGCGAGCACCGCGGCTGGATCTGGATCGGCACCGGCGTCCTCGCCCTCGGCGTCTACGGCTTCGTGGCCACCCTCCAGCCCGACGCCGAGTTCGGCCGGGTCCTCGCCGCGTACGGCGGAGTGTTCGTCGCCGGATCCATCGCCTGGGGCATGGCGGCCGACGGCTACCGCCCCGACCGCTGGGACGTCATCGGGGCGCTGGTCTGCCTCGCCGGCATGGCCGTGATCATGTACGCCCCACGAGGCCGCTGA
- a CDS encoding SDR family NAD(P)-dependent oxidoreductase yields the protein MTAPGTPIAVITGASSGIGAATARQLAAAGYRVVLTARRKDRIEELAAEINAAGHQATAYALDVTDRAAVDEFATAFRSLAVLVNNAGGALGADPVATGDPADWRQMYEVNVIGTLNVTQALLPALTASGDGTVVVLSSTAGHATYEGGAGYVAAKNGARVLAETLRLEIVGTPVRVIEIAPGMVKTEEFATTRFRGDTDKAAKVYAGVAEPLTADDVADTITWACTRPPHVNIDLLVVRPRAQASNTKVHREL from the coding sequence ATGACTGCCCCCGGTACCCCCATCGCCGTCATCACCGGAGCGAGCAGCGGCATCGGCGCCGCCACGGCCAGGCAGCTGGCCGCCGCCGGGTACCGCGTGGTTCTCACCGCCCGGCGCAAGGACCGCATCGAGGAACTGGCCGCCGAGATCAACGCGGCCGGCCACCAGGCCACCGCGTACGCGCTCGACGTCACCGACCGCGCCGCCGTCGACGAGTTCGCCACCGCCTTCCGCAGCCTCGCCGTCCTCGTCAACAACGCCGGCGGAGCCCTCGGCGCCGACCCCGTCGCCACCGGCGACCCTGCCGACTGGCGCCAGATGTACGAGGTCAACGTCATCGGCACGCTGAACGTGACCCAGGCCCTGCTGCCGGCCCTCACCGCGAGCGGCGACGGCACGGTCGTCGTCCTCTCCTCGACCGCCGGCCACGCGACCTACGAGGGCGGCGCCGGCTACGTCGCCGCCAAGAACGGCGCCCGCGTCCTCGCCGAGACCCTCCGCCTGGAGATCGTCGGCACCCCGGTCCGCGTGATCGAGATCGCCCCCGGCATGGTCAAGACGGAGGAGTTCGCCACCACCCGCTTCCGCGGCGACACCGACAAGGCCGCCAAGGTCTACGCGGGCGTGGCCGAGCCGCTCACGGCCGACGATGTCGCCGACACCATCACCTGGGCCTGCACCCGCCCCCCGCACGTCAACATCGACCTCCTGGTCGTCCGCCCCCGGGCCCAGGCCTCCAACACCAAGGTCCACCGCGAGCTCTGA